The Toxorhynchites rutilus septentrionalis strain SRP chromosome 3, ASM2978413v1, whole genome shotgun sequence genome includes a region encoding these proteins:
- the LOC129780232 gene encoding adult cuticle protein 1-like, with the protein MKCIAAVVMVALAVVAEGSYVPSIYAHHAAPVVTYAAHHLVNPTVVQSNDHHSWAHAAIAHNTLAHHAPIVAYNHWDAHHVPAVVAVDNHHGHWDNHHHAAAVIAAPVHHSASYVAANRGAVHKAPLAGHAVNQKSLNLAPAPGTL; encoded by the exons ATGAAG TGCATCGCAGCTGTAGTCATGGTGGCCCTCGCCGTTGTTGCTGAAGGTTCTTATGTTCCATCGATTTACGCTCATCACGCTGCGCCAGTGGTGACATATGCTGCACATCATCTGGTCAACCCAACCGTGGTTCAGTCCAATGATCATCATAGCTGGGCTCATGCTGCCATTGCACACAACACTCTGGCTCATCATGCTCCAATTGTTGCCTACAACCATTGGGATGCTCATCACGTTCCAGCCGTCGTTGCTGTTGACAACCATCATGGTCATTGGGATAACCATCATCACGCTGCTGCTGTGATCGCCGCCCCAGTGCACCATTCTGCTTCGTATGTCGCTGCTAACCGTGGTGCCGTTCATAAGGCTCCACTTGCCGGACACGCCGTCAACCAGAAGTCCCTGAATCTGGCCCCAGCTCCAGGAACTTTGTAA
- the LOC129773438 gene encoding histidine-rich protein PFHRP-II-like, with protein sequence MKCIAAVVMVALAVVAEGSYVPSIYAHHAAPVVTYAAHHLVNPTVVQSNDHHSWAHAAIAHNTLAHHAPIVAYNHWDAHHVPAVVAVDNHHGHWDNHHHAAAVIAAPVHHSASYVAANRGAVHKAPLAGHAVNQKSLNLASAPGTL encoded by the exons ATGAAG TGCATCGCAGCTGTAGTCATGGTGGCCCTCGCCGTTGTTGCTGAAGGTTCTTATGTTCCATCGATTTACGCTCATCACGCTGCACCAGTGGTGACATATGCTGCACATCATCTGGTCAACCCAACCGTGGTTCAGTCCAACGATCATCATAGCTGGGCTCATGCTGCCATTGCACACAACACTCTGGCTCATCATGCTCCGATTGTTGCCTACAACCATTGGGATGCTCATCACGTTCCAGCCGTCGTTGCTGTTGACAACCATCATGGTCATTGGGATAACCATCATCACGCTGCTGCTGTGATCGCCGCCCCAGTGCACCATTCTGCTTCGTATGTCGCTGCTAACCGTGGTGCCGTTCATAAGGCTCCACTTGCCGGACACGCCGTCAACCAGAAGTCCCTGAATCTGGCCTCAGCTCCAGGAACTTTGTAA
- the LOC129780507 gene encoding adult cuticle protein 1-like, translated as MKCIAAVVMVALAVVAEGSYVPSIYAHHAAPVVTYAAHHLVNPTVVQSNDHHSWAHAAIAHNTLAHHAPIVAYNHWDAHHVPAVVAVDNHHGHWDNHHHSAAVIATPVHHSASYVAANRGAVHKAPLAGHAVNQKSLNLAPAPGTL; from the exons ATGAAG TGCATCGCAGCTGTAGTCATGGTGGCCCTCGCCGTTGTTGCTGAAGGTTCTTATGTTCCATCGATTTATGCTCATCACGCTGCGCCAGTGGTGACATATGCTGCCCATCATCTGGTCAACCCAACTGTTGTCCAATCAAACGATCATCATAGCTGGGCTCATGCTGCCATTGCCCACAACACTCTGGCTCATCATGCTCCAATTGTTGCCTACAACCATTGGGATGCTCATCACGTTCcagctgttgttgctgttgatAACCATCATGGTCACTGGGATAACCATCATCACTCTGCCGCAGTGATCGCCACCCCAGTACACCATTCTGCTTCGTATGTCGCTGCTAACCGTGGTGCCGTGCATAAGGCTCCTCTCGCCGGACACGCCGTCAACCAGAAGTCCCTGAATCTGGCTCCAGCTCCAGGAACTCTGTAA
- the LOC129780447 gene encoding adult cuticle protein 1-like, which yields MKCIAAVVMVALAVVAEGSYVPSIYAHHAAPVVTYAAHHLVNPTVVQSNDHHSWAHAAIAHNTLAHHAPIVAYNHWDAHHVPAVVAVDNHHGHWDNHHHTAAVIAAPVHHSASYVAANRGAVHKAPLAGHAVNQKSLNLAPAPGTL from the exons ATGAAG TGCATCGCAGCTGTAGTCATGGTGGCCCTCGCCGTTGTTGCTGAAGGTTCTTATGTTCCATCGATTTACGCTCATCACGCTGCGCCAGTGGTGACATATGCTGCACATCATCTGGTCAACCCAACTGTTGTCCAATCAAACGATCATCATAGCTGGGCTCATGCTGCCATTGCCCACAACACTCTGGCTCATCATGCTCCGATTGTTGCCTACAACCATTGGGATGCTCATCACGTTCCAGCCGTCGTTGCGGTTGATAACCATCATGGTCATTGGGATAACCATCATCACACTGCCGCTGTGATCGCCGCCCCAGTACATCATTCCGCTTCGTACGTTGCTGCTAACCGTGGTGCCGTGCATAAGGCTCCTCTCGCCGGACACGCCGTCAACCAGAAGTCCCTGAATCTGGCCCCAGCCCCAGGAACTCTGTAA
- the LOC129773197 gene encoding adult cuticle protein 1-like: MKCIAAVVMVALAVVAEGSYVPSIYAHHTAPVVTYAAHHLVNPTVVQSNDHHSWAHAAIAHNTLAHHAPIVAYNHWDAHHVPAVVAVDNHHGHWDNHHHAAAVIAAPVHHSASYVAANRGAVHKAPLAGHAVNQKSLNLAPAPGTL; the protein is encoded by the exons ATGAAG TGCATCGCAGCTGTAGTCATGGTGGCCCTCGCCGTTGTTGCTGAAGGTTCTTATGTTCCATCGATTTACGCTCATCACACCGCTCCAGTGGTGACTTATGCTGCCCATCATCTGGTCAACCCAACTGTTGTCCAATCAAACGATCATCATAGCTGGGCTCATGCTGCCATTGCACACAACACTCTGGCTCATCATGCTCCAATTGTTGCCTACAACCATTGGGATGCTCATCACGTTCCAGCCGTCGTTGCTGTTGATAACCATCATGGTCATTGGGATAACCATCATCACGCTGCTGCTGTGATCGCCGCCCCAGTGCACCATTCTGCTTCGTATGTCGCTGCTAACCGTGGTGCCGTGCATAAGGCTCCTCTCGCCGGACACGCCGTCAACCAGAAGTCCCTGAATCTGGCACCAGCTCCAGGAACTCTGTAA
- the LOC129780290 gene encoding adult cuticle protein 1-like, translating to MKCIAAVVMMALAVVAEGSYVPSIYAHHAAPVVTYAAHHLVNPTVVQSNDHHSWAHAAIAHNTLAHHAPIVAYNHWDAHHVPAVVAVDNHHGHWDNHHHAAAVIAAPVHHSASYVAANRGAVHKAPLAGHAVNQKSLNLAPAPGTL from the exons ATGAAG TGCATCGCAGCTGTAGTCATGATGGCCCTCGCCGTCGTTGCTGAAGGTTCTTATGTTCCATCGATTTACGCTCATCACGCTGCGCCAGTGGTGACATATGCTGCCCATCATCTGGTCAACCCAACTGTTGTCCAATCAAACGATCATCATAGCTGGGCTCATGCTGCCATTGCCCACAACACTCTGGCTCATCATGCTCCAATTGTTGCCTACAACCATTGGGATGCTCATCACGTTCCAGCCGTCGTTGCTGTTGATAACCATCATGGTCATTGGGATAACCATCATCACGCTGCTGCTGTGATCGCCGCCCCAGTGCACCATTCTGCTTCGTATGTCGCTGCTAACCGTGGTGCCGTTCATAAGGCTCCACTTGCCGGACACGCCGTCAACCAGAAGTCCCTGAATCTGGCCCCAGCCCCAGGAACTCTGTAA